A portion of the Acidihalobacter yilgarnensis genome contains these proteins:
- a CDS encoding peroxiredoxin translates to MSLQLNQIVPDFQVETTEGPIGFHDWIGDQWAVLFSHPADYTPVCTTELGEASRLQPEFAARGVKLIGLSVDPLEDHHGWADDIRATQGYALNFPLIADRDRVVSSLYGMVHPEADPKVTVRAVFIIDPQKRLRLSFTYPPSVGRNFDEILRVIDALQTSDRATVATPVNWRPGEPVIIPPSISDEEARKLFPQGWDAPRPYLRYTRLPS, encoded by the coding sequence ATGAGCCTGCAACTCAACCAGATCGTGCCCGATTTCCAGGTCGAGACCACCGAAGGGCCGATTGGCTTCCACGATTGGATCGGCGACCAGTGGGCGGTTCTGTTCTCTCACCCGGCTGATTACACCCCCGTGTGCACCACCGAGCTTGGCGAGGCCTCACGCCTGCAGCCAGAGTTCGCCGCGCGCGGAGTCAAGCTGATTGGGCTGTCGGTCGACCCGCTGGAGGATCATCACGGTTGGGCCGATGACATCCGCGCGACTCAAGGCTACGCCCTGAACTTCCCGTTGATCGCCGACCGGGACCGAGTCGTCTCCAGTCTATATGGCATGGTGCATCCCGAGGCCGATCCCAAGGTCACGGTGCGTGCGGTATTCATCATTGACCCGCAAAAACGCCTGCGTCTGAGTTTCACCTATCCGCCGTCGGTGGGGCGCAACTTCGATGAGATCCTGCGTGTCATCGACGCCCTGCAAACCAGCGACCGAGCGACGGTGGCCACGCCGGTGAATTGGAGGCCGGGCGAGCCGGTGATCATTCCGCCATCAATTTCCGATGAAGAGGCTCGAAAGCTGTTCCCGCAGGGCTGGGATGCCCCCCGTCCATACCTGCGTTACACACGGCTACCGAGCTGA
- the cysC gene encoding adenylyl-sulfate kinase, with translation MAMQDPNFNSALAKGLLRFITCGSVDDGKSTLLGRLLYDAGMVPEDQLAALVRDSRRQHDDVGDQLDFSLLTDGLDAERQQGITIDVAYRYFHTVRRSFIVADCPGHEQYTRNMATGASNAELAVVLVDARKGLLPQTRRHTYICSLLGIRKVVLAVNKMDLVSFDQTTYQSIVDQYRELARDLGITEVHSLPVAAPTGDNVGVHSERTPWYDGATLLELLETIDAAPFRAEDFRMPVQWVNRPDQSFRGYAGTLCGGSVALGDEIVVQPGLHRAHVDRIVCAGADVEHAVAGQAVTLCLGREVDASRGDVIADARRPAPVADQFTCHLLWLGDVALLPNRTYWLKIGTRTINARVMSIKYKVDVNSQAKLAARHLDLNEVASCTIGLDENIAFETYATNRTLGGFILIDRHSNATVACGMLDFALERSSNVHWQHVDIDKAVRGANKGQHPLCLWFTGLSGAGKSTVANLVERKLHVLGYHTYLLDGDNVRHGINKDLGFTPEDRVENIRRIAEVAHLMVDAGLIVLVSAISPYRSERRSACELFAKGEFLEVFVDAPLEVCEQRDPKGLYQKARDAKIRNFTGIDAPYERPEAPDVHLLNTGKRAEQLAEQLVEQVIGLLRSGH, from the coding sequence ATGGCTATGCAGGACCCCAATTTTAACTCCGCACTCGCCAAGGGCCTGTTGCGCTTCATTACCTGCGGCAGCGTGGACGACGGCAAGAGCACCTTGTTAGGACGCCTGCTGTACGACGCCGGGATGGTGCCGGAAGACCAGCTGGCCGCGCTGGTACGCGATAGCCGACGCCAGCACGATGATGTCGGCGACCAGCTGGATTTCTCCCTGCTTACCGATGGGCTAGATGCCGAGCGCCAGCAGGGCATCACCATCGACGTGGCATACCGCTACTTCCATACCGTGCGACGCAGTTTCATCGTCGCCGACTGCCCCGGCCACGAGCAGTACACCCGCAACATGGCCACCGGCGCCTCCAACGCCGAGCTGGCGGTGGTGCTGGTGGATGCACGCAAGGGCTTGTTGCCGCAGACGCGTCGCCACACGTACATCTGCAGTCTGCTCGGCATCCGCAAGGTGGTGTTGGCGGTGAACAAGATGGACCTGGTCAGTTTCGACCAGACGACCTATCAGTCCATCGTGGACCAGTATCGCGAACTCGCACGGGACCTCGGTATCACCGAGGTGCACAGCCTGCCCGTTGCCGCGCCAACTGGCGACAACGTCGGTGTGCACTCGGAGCGCACACCGTGGTATGACGGTGCCACCTTGCTCGAGTTGCTGGAAACGATCGACGCCGCGCCATTCCGCGCAGAAGACTTCCGCATGCCGGTGCAATGGGTCAATCGTCCGGACCAGTCCTTTCGCGGTTACGCCGGCACCCTCTGCGGTGGCAGCGTGGCCCTTGGCGACGAGATCGTGGTGCAGCCAGGTTTGCATCGCGCGCATGTCGATCGGATCGTCTGCGCCGGTGCCGATGTTGAACATGCAGTGGCCGGGCAGGCGGTGACGCTGTGTCTCGGGCGCGAGGTCGACGCCAGCCGGGGCGACGTGATTGCTGATGCACGGCGCCCGGCGCCGGTGGCCGACCAGTTCACTTGCCACCTGCTTTGGCTGGGCGATGTCGCCTTGCTGCCCAATCGCACCTACTGGCTGAAGATCGGCACGCGAACCATCAATGCGCGGGTGATGTCGATCAAATACAAGGTGGACGTAAACAGCCAAGCAAAACTGGCCGCCCGGCATCTGGATCTCAACGAGGTGGCCAGCTGCACGATCGGACTGGACGAAAATATCGCGTTCGAGACGTATGCCACCAACAGGACGCTGGGTGGCTTTATCCTAATTGATCGGCACAGCAACGCCACGGTGGCCTGTGGCATGCTGGATTTCGCGCTCGAACGATCGTCCAACGTACACTGGCAGCACGTTGATATCGACAAGGCGGTGCGCGGTGCCAACAAGGGCCAGCATCCGCTGTGCCTGTGGTTTACCGGCCTGTCCGGCGCGGGCAAGTCGACCGTGGCCAACCTGGTCGAACGCAAGCTGCACGTACTGGGTTATCACACCTATCTGCTGGACGGCGACAACGTGCGCCATGGCATCAACAAGGATCTAGGCTTCACGCCAGAAGACCGGGTCGAAAACATCCGTCGCATTGCCGAAGTAGCACACCTGATGGTAGACGCCGGTCTGATCGTGTTGGTCAGTGCGATCTCGCCGTATCGTAGTGAACGGCGTTCGGCGTGCGAGTTGTTCGCAAAGGGCGAATTCTTGGAAGTGTTCGTCGACGCCCCGCTGGAGGTCTGTGAACAGCGCGACCCCAAGGGCCTGTACCAGAAGGCTCGAGACGCCAAAATCCGCAACTTCACCGGTATCGATGCGCCATACGAGCGGCCGGAGGCGCCCGACGTGCACTTGCTCAACACTGGCAAGCGCGCCGAGCAGTTGGCTGAGCAGCTGGTTGAACAGGTCATTGGTTTGCTGCGGAGTGGACATTGA
- a CDS encoding IS3 family transposase has protein sequence MIERTHKFPVLRQAKLLDVSRSSVYYLSQPTSDADMQLIRRIDPLHLVHPFAGVRMLRDLLKLEGFKVGRKHVATPMKKMGIEALYRKANTSRRNSAHGVSAIRIGYTA, from the coding sequence ATGATCGAGCGCACTCACAAGTTTCCCGTGCTACGCCAAGCGAAGCTTCTGGATGTCTCGCGTTCGTCGGTCTATTACTTGTCACAACCGACATCCGATGCGGATATGCAATTGATACGGCGGATCGACCCACTGCATCTTGTTCATCCGTTTGCGGGTGTTCGCATGCTGCGCGATCTGTTAAAATTGGAGGGCTTCAAAGTGGGTCGCAAGCACGTCGCGACGCCGATGAAAAAGATGGGCATTGAGGCACTTTACCGCAAGGCCAATACGAGCCGGCGCAACAGCGCGCACGGCGTATCCGCTATCCGTATCGGTTACACGGCCTGA
- the cysG gene encoding siroheme synthase CysG, which produces MDWYPVFWNLRGSAVLVVGGGKVAARKTKALLRSGAAVSVAAERLGDELRHELEAGRIVHLAGAYTGQVLSAQRLVVAATDDTELNHRVAREAREAGIPVNVVDDPQHCDFILPAIVDRSPLLIAISSGGRAPMLARHVKTWLEARLPHSLAAVAELMGRLRGRVKKRFSTVSARRAFWERMLDGFELTQIDADRVRDAWRSVKQDAGMAMPSVALVGAGPGDPSLLTLKALQLIQGCDVVLYDALVSKPILDLVRPEAERVFVGKRAGGVHTPQAEIERRMIAYARRGLRVVRLKGGDPMIFGRGGEEIQALTQASIPFEVVPGISAANGCAAYAGIPLTHREHAHTLVITSGCAHPDGSEHDWTALAKPQHTLVFYMPLHELRRICAQLAAHGLPTDWPAALVIDGTQPSQRVLRGTLVSLPQLAEEVGVAAPAILMVGQVTALTEQLHSHGTPSVIKDDAQERREAVYAML; this is translated from the coding sequence ATGGACTGGTATCCCGTTTTTTGGAATCTGCGCGGCAGCGCTGTCTTGGTAGTGGGTGGCGGCAAGGTTGCGGCACGTAAAACCAAGGCGCTGCTGCGCTCTGGCGCAGCCGTGAGCGTGGCGGCCGAGCGTTTGGGTGATGAATTACGCCACGAGCTGGAGGCGGGACGCATCGTGCATCTGGCCGGCGCCTATACCGGCCAGGTGCTCTCCGCCCAGCGCTTAGTAGTCGCCGCCACTGACGATACCGAGCTTAATCACCGTGTCGCACGCGAGGCCCGCGAAGCGGGCATCCCCGTGAACGTGGTGGATGATCCGCAGCACTGCGACTTCATACTGCCAGCTATCGTCGACCGTTCGCCGTTGCTGATCGCCATTTCCTCTGGCGGGCGAGCGCCGATGCTCGCTCGCCACGTCAAGACTTGGCTCGAGGCGCGGCTGCCACACTCGCTCGCGGCGGTTGCCGAGCTCATGGGGCGGCTGCGTGGGCGGGTCAAGAAGCGTTTCTCCACAGTGTCCGCAAGGCGCGCATTCTGGGAACGCATGCTGGATGGGTTTGAACTGACGCAAATCGATGCGGACAGGGTGCGTGATGCCTGGCGCAGTGTGAAACAGGATGCCGGAATGGCAATGCCGTCGGTGGCGCTAGTCGGTGCCGGACCCGGCGACCCCAGCCTGCTCACGCTCAAGGCACTGCAGTTGATCCAGGGATGCGACGTGGTGCTGTACGACGCACTCGTGTCCAAGCCGATTCTGGACCTGGTGCGTCCCGAAGCAGAGCGCGTGTTCGTCGGCAAGCGTGCCGGCGGCGTGCACACACCGCAGGCGGAAATTGAGCGGCGGATGATTGCCTATGCCCGCCGCGGTTTGCGCGTGGTGCGTCTCAAGGGCGGCGATCCGATGATTTTCGGCCGTGGGGGCGAGGAGATACAGGCCCTGACCCAGGCGAGCATCCCATTCGAGGTGGTGCCGGGGATCAGTGCCGCCAATGGCTGCGCGGCTTACGCTGGCATTCCACTGACCCATCGCGAACATGCGCATACCTTGGTGATCACCTCGGGCTGTGCTCACCCCGACGGTAGCGAGCACGATTGGACGGCTCTGGCCAAACCGCAACACACGTTGGTGTTCTACATGCCGTTGCACGAGCTTCGTCGTATCTGTGCGCAACTCGCCGCACACGGCCTGCCAACTGACTGGCCGGCGGCGCTGGTGATCGATGGAACGCAGCCTTCACAGCGCGTACTCCGGGGGACACTGGTATCCCTGCCGCAGTTAGCCGAAGAGGTTGGTGTTGCCGCGCCCGCCATCCTGATGGTCGGCCAGGTCACCGCACTGACTGAACAGTTGCATTCGCACGGCACACCATCTGTCATCAAGGATGATGCGCAAGAGCGACGCGAGGCCGTATATGCAATGCTTTGA
- a CDS encoding DDE-type integrase/transposase/recombinase, whose protein sequence is MDRANQVWAMDTTYLPMSRGFVYLSAVLDWATCRVLAWRLSNTRTPEACVDALE, encoded by the coding sequence ATCGACCGTGCGAACCAAGTCTGGGCGATGGACACGACCTACCTCCCGATGAGTCGCGGCTTTGTCTATTTGAGCGCAGTGCTCGACTGGGCAACGTGCCGGGTATTGGCCTGGCGCTTGTCCAACACGCGGACACCCGAGGCCTGTGTTGATGCGCTGGAGTAG
- a CDS encoding phosphoadenylyl-sulfate reductase: MSNFPDTLETKIERTVAILRRAVLENAPVAFASSLGAEDMVLTDLIYRHTSAVSDFTLDTGRLPAETYELLEAVKVRYGRAPRVYCPQAEAIEAYVDANGPNGFRNSVALRKSCCAIRKIEPLRRALRGHKAWITGLRREQSVTRQVLESREWDASNGLFKYNPLADWREEDVWAYLRAYNIPYNRLHDQHYPSIGCAPCTRAIAPGEDIRAGRWWWEQPESKECGLHLRAAEEQDV, encoded by the coding sequence ATGTCAAATTTTCCCGATACTTTAGAAACCAAGATCGAGCGTACCGTCGCGATTCTTCGGCGTGCGGTTCTCGAAAACGCACCCGTTGCCTTTGCTAGCAGCCTGGGTGCTGAAGACATGGTGCTGACTGATCTGATCTATCGGCACACATCCGCTGTCAGCGATTTTACGCTGGATACCGGTCGTCTGCCGGCGGAAACCTATGAATTGCTCGAGGCCGTTAAAGTACGCTACGGGCGTGCCCCGAGGGTGTATTGCCCGCAGGCGGAAGCCATCGAGGCCTACGTCGATGCCAACGGGCCCAACGGCTTTCGCAACAGCGTCGCACTGCGCAAGTCCTGCTGCGCGATCCGCAAGATTGAACCGTTACGCCGGGCGCTCCGCGGCCATAAGGCATGGATTACCGGCTTGCGTCGCGAGCAGTCGGTGACGCGTCAGGTGCTTGAATCGCGAGAGTGGGATGCCAGCAATGGCCTATTCAAATACAACCCGCTTGCCGATTGGCGCGAGGAAGACGTTTGGGCCTACCTCCGAGCCTACAACATACCCTACAACCGCCTGCACGATCAGCATTACCCGAGCATCGGCTGCGCGCCATGCACGCGCGCCATCGCGCCGGGCGAGGATATACGCGCCGGCCGCTGGTGGTGGGAGCAGCCGGAATCCAAGGAGTGCGGATTACATTTGCGAGCGGCTGAGGAACAGGATGTATGA
- the cysD gene encoding sulfate adenylyltransferase subunit CysD, protein MSSINQLDLLEAESIHIFREVMAGFQRPVMLYSIGKDSSVLLHLLRKAFYPARSPIPLLHVDTTWKFREMIAFREQVAATGDVEVLVHINQDGVRQGISPLTHGSTVHTDVMKTVGLKQALDKYGFDAAIGGARRDEEKSRAKERIFSFRNAQHRWDPKSQRPEFWNTYNTHIRKGESVRVFPISNWTEMDVWLYIQRENIEVVPLYFAKPRPVVERDGALIMVDDERFTLNEGERIEMREVRFRTLGCYPLTGAVESSADTLEKVIDEMTRSRSSERQGRVIDQDPTASMERKKQEGYF, encoded by the coding sequence ATGTCATCAATTAACCAACTAGATTTGCTCGAGGCAGAAAGCATCCACATCTTCCGCGAGGTGATGGCCGGCTTTCAGCGGCCGGTGATGCTGTACTCGATCGGCAAGGATTCCTCGGTGCTGCTGCACCTGCTGCGCAAGGCGTTTTATCCAGCGCGCTCGCCGATCCCGCTGCTGCACGTCGACACCACCTGGAAGTTCCGCGAGATGATCGCGTTCCGCGAACAGGTGGCGGCGACTGGCGACGTCGAGGTGCTGGTGCATATTAACCAGGACGGCGTGCGCCAGGGCATCTCGCCCCTGACCCACGGCTCCACCGTGCATACCGACGTGATGAAGACCGTCGGGCTGAAGCAGGCGCTGGACAAGTACGGCTTCGATGCAGCGATCGGTGGCGCCCGCCGCGACGAGGAGAAGTCGCGTGCCAAGGAACGCATTTTCTCGTTCCGCAATGCGCAGCACCGCTGGGACCCAAAGAGCCAGCGCCCAGAATTCTGGAACACCTATAACACGCATATCCGCAAGGGCGAGAGCGTGCGGGTGTTTCCCATCTCCAACTGGACCGAGATGGACGTGTGGCTGTACATCCAGCGCGAGAATATCGAAGTCGTGCCGCTGTATTTCGCCAAACCACGTCCGGTGGTCGAGCGCGACGGCGCACTGATCATGGTCGACGACGAGCGCTTCACCCTGAACGAGGGTGAGCGGATAGAGATGCGCGAAGTGCGCTTCCGCACACTGGGCTGTTATCCGCTGACCGGCGCGGTGGAATCCTCAGCCGATACGCTGGAGAAGGTGATCGACGAGATGACACGTTCACGCAGTTCGGAACGGCAGGGACGCGTGATCGATCAGGACCCGACCGCGTCGATGGAACGCAAGAAGCAGGAGGGCTACTTCTGA
- a CDS encoding sulfite exporter TauE/SafE family protein: MDWILIATGLLVATLVTLTGVGGGALMTPVLILGFDLPPAMAVGTDLLYAVFTKSGAALSYARDRRVDWRAAGWMLAGSAPAVILSTAVLMWLGSSQAQDRRIRVAIGLALILSVLSMLLRRQTVLEDSVTRTIHPAWLGGAGAVIGSLVAVSSIGAGSLGMAVLTRLYPGRSVRELVGTDLALAVPVAALAASGHGFLGQVDWRVALNLAIGAVPGIWIGRHLLHRLLEKWLRLILVMVLIGAATRLIV; this comes from the coding sequence GTGGATTGGATACTCATCGCAACCGGTTTATTGGTCGCCACCTTAGTCACCCTAACGGGTGTGGGTGGTGGTGCACTGATGACACCAGTTCTCATCTTGGGTTTCGATCTGCCTCCGGCCATGGCGGTAGGGACTGACCTGCTTTATGCGGTGTTCACCAAGAGTGGGGCGGCGCTGTCTTACGCGCGGGATCGGCGTGTCGATTGGCGTGCGGCCGGATGGATGCTGGCGGGCAGCGCGCCTGCCGTGATCCTCAGCACCGCAGTGCTTATGTGGTTGGGAAGCAGCCAGGCACAGGACAGGCGAATTCGTGTGGCTATCGGTCTCGCGTTGATTTTGAGCGTCCTCAGCATGCTGCTGCGACGACAGACGGTTCTTGAGGATTCGGTAACCCGCACGATCCATCCCGCTTGGTTGGGAGGTGCTGGTGCGGTTATTGGCTCGCTGGTGGCAGTGTCGTCTATCGGGGCAGGATCGCTCGGCATGGCAGTACTGACCCGACTCTATCCAGGGCGTTCGGTACGCGAGCTCGTCGGCACCGATTTGGCGCTGGCCGTGCCGGTTGCCGCGCTGGCCGCAAGCGGGCATGGATTTCTTGGGCAGGTGGACTGGCGTGTTGCCCTCAATCTGGCGATCGGTGCCGTGCCCGGCATCTGGATCGGACGACATCTGCTCCATCGCTTACTCGAGAAATGGTTGCGGTTGATTCTGGTCATGGTGCTGATCGGGGCTGCCACCCGACTGATTGTTTGA
- a CDS encoding NADPH-dependent assimilatory sulfite reductase hemoprotein subunit: MSQIIECSRQVAVPVLDAHQLHDLRRFADTLNSDQLLWASGYFAGLQGAVMPAAAAEDATEAVRVAVLYGSQTGTGAALATRVAERIRTQGIEAEVHDMLRYRRVRLREDDNLLLIVSTHGDGDPPDSAQELLTLFTGAKAPNLDNTRFAVLALGDASYPRFCQAGKDFDQALGAAGAKRLVERVDCDVDYEAAAEQWITRVLGVLTAEQPSASRGLNLSTRQVTRPTWTRHQPFMAPLLEKIPLNGRGSTREVWHLALDLDGSELDFAAGDSLSLLPSNPSALVGALIEHLGLDGDVTIKTSQGDHTLAAALTSNYEITRLTRPFVERYAAVAESGELHGLAANVEALAAWMDGRDVLDVIQEYPVRGVDAQAFIEMLRVLPARRYSIASSPLAYPGEAHLTVAPVRYTCHGRDRLGVTSTMLVDRLSEGDFVPVFLDGHANFRLPEHGKRPIIMIGAGTGVAPYRGFLQEREMLGAEGRNWLIFGDRNRRTDFLYQREWLQWLDDGRLTRLDVAFSRDQLSKVYVQDRLREKGSDIYAWLEEDAVIYVCGAERMGHDVHQALIELVGTAGGLSADKAQAYVEDLKHSGDIAAMSIKKPLSDVERIKAASRGLRGSLVESLALSYTGAIKADDTQVIKFHGIYQQDDRDVRAERQRQKLEPLYQFMARLRLPGGVLNATQWLALSAIARAHGNASLRITSRQSIQFHGLFKGDIKPALQDLKHALLDTISACGDINRNVIACANPNRSHLHGEVYSWAQKIAVHLLPKSRAYHEIWLDGEPVVKSEEEPLYGGTYLPRKFKIALAIPPSNDVDVFAHDLGFIAIEEDGRLAGFNVTIGGGLGRSHANPATYARVADVIGFCTPDQVLAVTEAVVTAQRDHGNRSDRAQARLKYTIDRMGLAPFVAEVARRSGFDLAPTRPACFDTSGDEFGWVEHIDGTASLTMYVPGGRVIDGQPGLLPMSGLDELVRAHGGELRLTCNQNLVLVGVTSAMRPEVDAVLERFELDLAPRRTPLETGAMACVALPTCPLAMAESERYLPVLLTRLNALLGECGLEREALSLRMTGCPNGCARPYLAEIGLIGKAPGLYDLYLGSDRAGTRLNTRVRESLDEDGFIDTLRPLLTRFAQERLLGEGFGDFLHRLDLLGATSTLKQGVTS; the protein is encoded by the coding sequence ATGAGCCAGATCATCGAATGTTCTCGCCAGGTGGCGGTGCCGGTACTTGACGCACATCAGCTTCACGATTTGCGCCGCTTTGCCGACACACTCAACTCCGATCAGTTGCTGTGGGCCAGCGGCTATTTTGCTGGTTTGCAGGGCGCTGTCATGCCGGCAGCTGCCGCGGAAGATGCCACCGAAGCCGTACGCGTGGCGGTCCTCTACGGATCGCAGACAGGTACCGGTGCAGCCCTGGCCACCCGTGTGGCCGAGCGTATCCGCACTCAGGGCATCGAGGCTGAAGTGCATGACATGCTGCGCTATCGCCGAGTTCGTCTACGCGAGGATGACAACTTGTTGCTGATCGTGAGCACGCACGGTGACGGTGACCCGCCCGACAGCGCGCAGGAACTGCTTACCTTATTCACCGGCGCCAAGGCGCCTAATCTTGATAACACCCGGTTCGCTGTATTGGCCCTGGGAGATGCCAGCTATCCCAGATTCTGCCAGGCGGGCAAAGATTTTGATCAGGCACTGGGCGCGGCCGGCGCCAAGCGTCTGGTCGAGCGCGTTGATTGCGATGTCGATTACGAAGCCGCCGCCGAGCAATGGATAACCCGCGTGCTGGGTGTACTGACGGCCGAGCAACCGTCCGCGTCACGCGGGCTCAACTTATCGACCCGTCAAGTGACACGCCCAACCTGGACGCGTCACCAGCCGTTTATGGCGCCATTACTGGAAAAAATCCCACTTAATGGCCGTGGTTCGACTCGGGAGGTGTGGCATTTGGCGCTGGACCTGGACGGTTCTGAGCTGGATTTTGCGGCCGGCGACAGTCTGTCGTTACTGCCGTCAAATCCCTCTGCTTTGGTCGGGGCGCTCATCGAGCACCTCGGTCTCGACGGTGATGTGACGATCAAGACTTCGCAGGGCGACCATACGCTGGCCGCCGCGCTGACATCAAATTACGAGATCACCCGCCTGACGCGGCCCTTTGTCGAACGTTACGCGGCAGTGGCTGAGTCGGGCGAGCTGCACGGACTGGCGGCGAATGTCGAGGCGCTTGCCGCGTGGATGGACGGCCGCGACGTGCTAGATGTGATTCAAGAGTACCCGGTGCGTGGGGTGGATGCACAAGCTTTTATCGAGATGTTGCGGGTTCTGCCCGCGCGGCGCTACTCGATCGCGTCAAGCCCACTGGCCTATCCCGGCGAAGCGCATCTGACGGTGGCGCCGGTGCGTTACACCTGCCATGGCCGGGATCGTCTCGGTGTCACTTCCACAATGCTCGTGGATCGGCTCTCCGAAGGCGATTTCGTGCCGGTGTTCCTGGACGGGCATGCAAACTTCCGTCTACCTGAGCACGGTAAACGTCCGATCATTATGATCGGCGCCGGTACCGGTGTCGCGCCTTACCGTGGCTTTTTGCAGGAACGCGAAATGCTCGGCGCAGAGGGGCGAAACTGGTTGATCTTCGGCGATCGCAACCGCAGGACCGATTTCCTCTATCAGCGCGAATGGCTGCAGTGGCTCGACGACGGGCGGCTCACGCGACTGGACGTCGCCTTCTCGCGTGATCAACTGAGCAAGGTTTACGTGCAGGATCGCCTGCGTGAAAAGGGCAGTGATATTTATGCCTGGCTGGAAGAAGACGCAGTCATTTATGTCTGCGGCGCGGAGCGCATGGGGCACGACGTGCACCAGGCATTGATCGAACTGGTCGGCACGGCCGGTGGCCTGTCTGCGGACAAGGCCCAGGCTTATGTCGAAGACCTCAAACACTCGGGAGATATCGCCGCGATGTCTATTAAAAAACCGCTATCAGACGTTGAACGCATCAAAGCCGCCAGCCGCGGTCTGCGTGGCAGTCTCGTCGAGAGCCTGGCGTTGAGCTACACCGGCGCCATCAAGGCCGACGACACACAGGTGATCAAGTTCCACGGCATCTACCAGCAGGACGACCGCGATGTGCGCGCCGAGCGTCAGCGTCAGAAGCTCGAACCGCTATACCAGTTCATGGCTCGTCTGCGACTGCCGGGCGGTGTGCTCAATGCCACTCAGTGGTTGGCGTTGAGCGCGATTGCGCGTGCCCATGGCAACGCCAGTCTGCGCATCACCAGCCGCCAGAGCATCCAGTTCCACGGCTTGTTCAAAGGTGACATCAAGCCGGCCCTGCAAGACCTCAAACATGCTTTGTTGGACACGATCAGCGCCTGCGGCGACATCAACCGTAACGTCATCGCCTGTGCCAATCCCAACCGTTCGCACCTGCATGGCGAGGTCTACAGCTGGGCGCAGAAAATTGCCGTACACCTGTTGCCTAAGTCGCGTGCCTATCATGAGATTTGGCTGGACGGCGAACCGGTGGTGAAGTCCGAGGAAGAGCCGCTGTACGGCGGAACGTATCTGCCGCGCAAATTCAAGATCGCCCTGGCCATTCCGCCGTCCAACGATGTTGATGTATTCGCGCACGACCTGGGTTTCATCGCCATTGAGGAGGATGGGCGATTGGCCGGTTTCAACGTCACGATTGGCGGCGGGTTGGGGCGCAGCCATGCGAATCCGGCGACCTATGCGCGGGTGGCCGACGTGATTGGCTTTTGCACGCCGGATCAGGTGCTTGCCGTGACCGAGGCCGTGGTGACCGCCCAACGTGACCACGGTAATCGAAGCGACCGCGCCCAGGCTCGACTCAAGTACACCATTGATCGCATGGGCCTTGCCCCCTTTGTCGCCGAGGTGGCGCGGCGCAGCGGCTTCGACCTTGCGCCTACGCGCCCTGCATGTTTCGACACATCTGGTGATGAGTTCGGCTGGGTCGAGCATATCGACGGTACGGCCAGTCTCACGATGTATGTACCGGGCGGACGCGTGATTGATGGTCAGCCCGGTCTCCTGCCGATGAGTGGCCTGGACGAACTGGTGCGCGCGCACGGTGGTGAACTGCGCCTGACCTGCAACCAAAATTTGGTGTTGGTCGGTGTGACGTCCGCCATGCGGCCAGAGGTCGATGCCGTGCTGGAACGCTTCGAACTTGACCTGGCGCCGCGGCGTACGCCATTGGAAACCGGTGCCATGGCCTGCGTTGCACTGCCAACCTGCCCGCTGGCGATGGCCGAGAGCGAGCGTTACCTACCCGTGTTGTTGACGCGTTTGAATGCATTGTTGGGCGAGTGTGGCCTGGAACGGGAAGCGTTGTCGCTGCGCATGACTGGCTGCCCCAATGGCTGTGCTCGACCGTATCTCGCCGAGATTGGCCTGATCGGCAAGGCGCCAGGCCTCTACGACCTGTATCTCGGTAGTGACCGCGCCGGTACCCGCCTCAACACGCGGGTGCGCGAGTCGCTGGATGAGGACGGCTTCATCGACACCCTGCGTCCCCTGCTGACGCGGTTCGCACAGGAGCGCCTGCTGGGTGAAGGCTTCGGCGATTTTCTGCACCGCCTCGATTTGCTCGGGGCTACTTCAACCCTCAAACAAGGAGTGACTTCATGA